In the Pseudanabaena sp. PCC 7367 genome, one interval contains:
- a CDS encoding endonuclease MutS2, translating to MQSETLELLEWSRLCEHLSTFAATKLGAVAARQLVPPDRYDRTLELLTQTKEVSWLESTLLGGLTMEGIQDITVPLKRVEKNGMLYAEQLWQVATTLAGARNLRRIIDNADDCEYLQAFVSELRTYPELEQDIYRCIDESGTVLDRASEKLGQLRASSRQVRDRIYGILQNIMQRKSAALQENIITQRSDRYVLSVKAPQKDKIPGVVHDASSTGMTVFVEPHAIVTANNQLRQLAKQEQAEIEIILRQLSGQVAEVGEDLWRLLAIVTEIDLAIARARYALWLGANAPTFINFAAPDAATDIESNQKESASQSSDVDQLLQSESDDPGNSQLVEPGDRPATSSLLKKPASKINADLPPAQLTLRGLKHPLLVWQQQHEQGREVVPVDVLIAPEISVVVITGPNTGGKTATLKTFGLAALMAKSGMFVPAREPVELPWFDLVLADIGDEQSLQQNLSTFSGHIKRIGRILTAATAESLILLDEVGAGTDPTEGSAIAKALLEYLATHACLTVATTHFGELKTLKYNHACFENAAVEFDDVKLAPTYRLQWGIPGRSNALAIAARLGFPAEILEQAQDHVGFGSAELNTVIADLEGQRRKHEDKLKQASKLLAQTEHLYVEISKKAAKLKESERELRQNQEIEVTEAIKQAKKEIARVIRKLQKGDSPEAVHFAERRVQELSKRHLPSQQPQPKTQSQAQQKYVPKVGDRVRVPKLGQVVQVLSEPTNADELSVRLGQMKMTVALRDIEKV from the coding sequence ATGCAATCAGAAACCCTCGAATTATTGGAATGGTCGCGCCTTTGCGAGCACCTCAGCACCTTTGCCGCCACCAAGCTAGGTGCAGTTGCCGCGCGACAATTAGTACCACCCGATCGCTACGATCGCACCCTGGAGCTGTTGACCCAAACTAAAGAGGTTAGCTGGCTCGAATCTACTTTGCTCGGTGGCCTGACCATGGAAGGCATCCAGGACATCACAGTTCCGCTCAAGCGGGTTGAGAAAAATGGCATGCTCTACGCCGAGCAGCTATGGCAAGTGGCAACAACCCTGGCAGGGGCACGTAACTTACGGCGCATCATTGACAATGCGGATGATTGCGAATATTTACAGGCATTTGTAAGTGAACTGCGCACCTATCCTGAGCTTGAACAAGATATTTATCGCTGTATCGATGAAAGCGGCACGGTGCTCGATCGCGCCTCGGAAAAGCTAGGCCAGCTTCGTGCTTCAAGCCGACAGGTACGCGATCGGATCTATGGCATCTTGCAAAATATTATGCAGCGTAAGTCGGCTGCGTTGCAGGAAAACATTATTACCCAGCGCAGCGATCGCTATGTACTCTCGGTTAAAGCACCGCAAAAAGATAAAATTCCTGGCGTGGTGCATGATGCTTCCAGCACTGGCATGACTGTGTTTGTGGAGCCCCACGCGATCGTGACGGCCAATAATCAACTGCGGCAACTAGCTAAACAAGAGCAAGCGGAAATTGAAATTATTTTGCGTCAGCTCAGTGGTCAAGTGGCAGAAGTAGGCGAGGACTTGTGGCGATTGTTGGCGATCGTGACGGAAATAGATCTGGCGATCGCACGAGCCAGATATGCGCTGTGGTTGGGGGCTAATGCACCTACTTTTATTAATTTTGCTGCGCCTGATGCGGCTACTGATATCGAGAGTAATCAGAAAGAAAGTGCTAGCCAGTCGAGTGATGTCGATCAACTGTTGCAGTCAGAATCAGATGATCCAGGAAATAGTCAATTAGTTGAACCTGGCGATCGCCCTGCCACTAGTTCTTTGCTAAAAAAGCCAGCATCAAAAATAAACGCTGATCTGCCGCCAGCCCAACTGACCCTCAGGGGTTTAAAACATCCACTCCTGGTATGGCAGCAGCAACATGAACAGGGGCGCGAGGTTGTGCCGGTGGACGTGTTGATCGCGCCAGAAATTAGCGTAGTCGTGATCACAGGGCCAAATACAGGGGGCAAAACCGCCACCCTCAAAACCTTTGGCCTAGCGGCATTGATGGCCAAGTCGGGTATGTTTGTGCCCGCACGGGAGCCAGTGGAATTACCCTGGTTCGATCTGGTCTTGGCCGACATTGGCGATGAGCAATCGCTCCAGCAAAATCTGTCTACGTTTTCAGGACACATCAAACGGATCGGCAGAATTTTGACCGCAGCCACCGCTGAATCCCTCATTTTGCTTGATGAAGTGGGCGCAGGCACCGATCCCACCGAGGGCAGCGCGATCGCTAAGGCACTTTTAGAATACCTGGCTACCCATGCCTGTCTAACTGTTGCCACGACTCACTTTGGCGAACTAAAAACCCTCAAATATAACCATGCCTGCTTTGAAAATGCGGCGGTGGAGTTTGATGATGTGAAGCTAGCCCCCACCTATCGATTGCAGTGGGGGATTCCAGGCCGATCGAATGCGCTGGCGATCGCGGCGCGGTTGGGCTTCCCAGCGGAAATTCTGGAGCAAGCACAGGATCATGTCGGGTTTGGCTCGGCGGAATTGAACACAGTGATCGCTGACTTGGAAGGACAACGCCGCAAACACGAGGATAAGCTCAAGCAAGCCAGTAAGCTGTTGGCGCAAACCGAGCATTTATATGTCGAAATTAGCAAGAAGGCAGCCAAGCTAAAAGAAAGTGAGCGGGAGTTACGCCAAAACCAAGAAATTGAAGTAACTGAGGCGATCAAACAGGCCAAAAAGGAGATCGCACGGGTGATTAGAAAATTGCAAAAGGGCGATTCACCGGAGGCAGTGCATTTTGCGGAGCGGCGAGTACAAGAACTAAGCAAACGCCATTTGCCTTCGCAGCAACCTCAACCTAAAACTCAATCTCAGGCTCAGCAAAAATATGTACCTAAGGTGGGCGATCGGGTGCGGGTGCCAAAGCTGGGGCAGGTGGTGCAGGTGTTGTCTGAACCAACGAATGCGGATGAGTTGTCGGTAAGGTTGGGTCAAATGAAGATGACGGTGGCGCTGAGGGATATTGAAAAGGTTTAA
- a CDS encoding metallothionein, translating into MASATLVKCACSKCLCVIDPSDAIEANGKYYCCKACASGHVDGTNDSHCSDVGCECTS; encoded by the coding sequence ATGGCTAGTGCCACTTTAGTTAAATGTGCCTGTTCTAAATGCTTGTGTGTAATCGATCCTAGTGATGCGATCGAGGCTAATGGTAAATATTACTGCTGCAAGGCATGTGCCAGTGGTCATGTGGATGGCACCAATGATAGTCATTGCAGTGATGTTGGTTGCGAATGCACTTCGTAG
- a CDS encoding ArsR/SmtB family transcription factor, with product MPKSAIAKQKNKLTVTKISPETEHTAADTPICEPEVCDGKNSDDEAIAKIQAQILSQEKAQRMAEFLGGLGDANRLKIISLLANHELCVHDIAAAVGMSESAVSHQLRILRTLRLVSYRKHKRKVYYQLLDHHILELYRVVCEHLDEVELNCC from the coding sequence ATGCCCAAATCTGCCATAGCTAAGCAAAAGAATAAATTAACAGTGACGAAAATATCGCCAGAGACTGAGCATACTGCTGCTGATACTCCCATCTGCGAGCCTGAGGTATGTGATGGCAAAAACAGCGATGATGAAGCGATCGCTAAGATTCAAGCCCAGATTCTAAGCCAGGAAAAGGCGCAACGCATGGCGGAGTTTTTGGGTGGGCTGGGAGATGCCAATCGCCTGAAAATTATTTCGCTGCTGGCTAACCATGAATTGTGTGTGCATGATATTGCCGCAGCAGTGGGGATGAGTGAGTCGGCGGTTTCTCATCAACTAAGAATTTTGCGTACGTTGCGATTGGTGAGCTATCGCAAGCATAAGCGTAAGGTTTATTATCAGTTGCTCGATCACCACATTCTGGAGCTATACCGCGTCGTGTGTGAGCATTTGGACGAGGTGGAGTTGAATTGTTGTTGA
- a CDS encoding DUF4335 domain-containing protein, translated as MTVQRIYNMPSCNLLVEGISLGDSDQLSMLTNFKCTFNHTQDAIVGGKELLSALTKCASNYAQALQAGNLITTEAEAVRIEPENSYNHSLHIAAAIDQPNQPQDQAGSAKQDGMVEIKLNTVQFFDLVESLDRLCAEEQALQDLKAPLDLTKVRGKVNFQEKLVPAIGGIASFAIVAFGFFLLPVPEPIPEPQLQQQTSSENTNNNNLEQTPPQPDAPEQSNTNQSENDPTVAATPTPLPEAIEDADLDALAQSLREQIDDNWSVAIEEDVTFTVAVNEAGEVVGYRPTDVPEGIPLPDLLVIETDPETGASPEQPQRSVSFEVTFYGNGDLDIEPVQ; from the coding sequence ATGACTGTTCAACGTATTTACAACATGCCCAGTTGCAATCTGCTGGTGGAAGGAATCAGCCTGGGCGATAGCGATCAGCTTTCGATGCTGACTAATTTTAAATGTACGTTTAACCACACCCAGGACGCGATCGTGGGTGGCAAAGAACTATTAAGCGCCCTGACTAAATGTGCTAGTAATTATGCCCAGGCATTACAGGCTGGGAATCTGATTACAACTGAGGCTGAAGCGGTGCGGATCGAACCAGAAAATAGCTATAACCATAGTCTCCATATTGCGGCAGCGATCGATCAACCCAATCAGCCCCAGGATCAAGCTGGCAGCGCCAAACAAGATGGCATGGTGGAGATTAAGCTCAACACGGTGCAATTTTTTGATCTGGTCGAAAGTCTCGATCGCCTTTGTGCCGAAGAGCAAGCCCTTCAGGATTTGAAAGCACCGCTGGATCTAACTAAGGTCAGAGGTAAAGTTAATTTCCAGGAAAAATTAGTGCCTGCGATCGGTGGCATTGCCAGCTTTGCGATCGTGGCGTTTGGGTTCTTTTTGTTGCCAGTGCCAGAACCAATCCCAGAACCGCAATTGCAGCAGCAAACCTCTAGCGAGAACACAAATAATAATAATCTGGAGCAAACTCCGCCGCAGCCTGATGCACCTGAGCAATCGAATACTAACCAATCAGAGAACGATCCAACCGTAGCCGCAACGCCAACCCCATTACCTGAAGCGATCGAGGATGCTGATCTTGATGCCCTGGCGCAAAGCCTGCGAGAGCAGATTGATGATAATTGGTCAGTGGCGATCGAAGAAGATGTTACCTTTACAGTGGCGGTGAATGAGGCTGGTGAAGTGGTTGGCTATAGGCCCACTGACGTACCAGAAGGAATTCCGCTGCCAGATTTATTAGTAATCGAAACTGACCCCGAAACAGGCGCAAGCCCAGAGCAACCGCAGCGATCGGTGAGTTTTGAGGTTACTTTTTATGGCAATGGCGATCTAGATATCGAGCCAGTTCAATAA
- a CDS encoding DUF3038 domain-containing protein, with protein sequence MQRDISTTDHPQPDLPIPAHFSRGCPRSVRMDIDNLLIAVEAIDLRAVDRIMLSLPELGLDELIPTQVKLWRMRNTNPMRRHYQRTNLNWDELRALVLIACEVAKPLNTVLRQLIITSQHVAEEKIEALGLQQNQRYLDHYIKRFQALYKSRMRSPSILSDDELSELATHMLSQLLFCSGTAAPERLWHALFYGAIA encoded by the coding sequence ATGCAGCGCGATATATCTACCACTGACCATCCCCAGCCAGATTTGCCTATTCCTGCCCACTTTTCCAGAGGGTGTCCCCGCAGTGTGCGCATGGACATTGATAACTTGCTCATTGCGGTTGAGGCGATCGATCTGCGAGCTGTCGATCGAATCATGCTCAGCCTGCCTGAATTAGGATTAGATGAGTTAATCCCTACTCAAGTTAAATTGTGGCGAATGCGCAACACCAATCCCATGCGCCGCCATTATCAACGTACTAATTTAAATTGGGATGAACTAAGAGCCCTGGTTTTAATTGCCTGTGAAGTGGCAAAGCCATTGAATACAGTATTGCGGCAACTGATAATCACATCTCAGCATGTGGCCGAGGAAAAAATTGAGGCGCTGGGCTTGCAACAAAACCAACGCTATCTAGACCATTACATCAAGCGATTTCAGGCTCTCTACAAAAGCCGAATGCGATCGCCTTCTATTTTGAGTGATGACGAATTGAGCGAACTAGCAACCCATATGTTGAGTCAGCTTTTATTCTGTAGTGGTACTGCCGCCCCAGAAAGGCTCTGGCACGCTTTATTTTATGGAGCGATAGCATGA
- the rpsD gene encoding 30S ribosomal protein S4 produces the protein MARYRGPRLRIVRRLGELPGLTRKSPRHNYPPGQHGQARKKRSEYAIRLEEKQKLRFNYGLTEKQLVRYMKKARKIKGSTGKVLLEQLEMRLDNTVFRMGMAPTIPGARQLVNHGHITVNGKVVSIPSYQCVPGEEIGVKNNDKSRKMVELNLQYPGLANVPSHLEFDKSKLHGKVNSVIEREWVALQINELLVVEYYSR, from the coding sequence ATGGCTCGATACCGAGGACCACGCCTCAGAATAGTTAGACGCTTGGGAGAGTTACCAGGTCTTACCCGCAAATCACCCAGACATAATTATCCCCCTGGGCAGCATGGTCAGGCACGCAAAAAGCGCTCTGAATATGCGATTCGCTTAGAAGAAAAGCAAAAACTCCGGTTCAACTATGGTTTAACCGAGAAGCAATTGGTGCGCTATATGAAAAAGGCGCGTAAGATCAAAGGCTCAACCGGTAAGGTGTTGCTAGAGCAGCTCGAAATGCGCCTGGATAATACTGTCTTTCGGATGGGTATGGCACCAACGATCCCCGGTGCAAGGCAGTTGGTCAATCATGGTCACATCACTGTAAATGGCAAAGTGGTTTCGATCCCTAGCTATCAATGTGTGCCCGGTGAAGAAATCGGCGTGAAGAACAATGACAAATCGCGCAAGATGGTCGAGCTAAATCTGCAATATCCTGGCTTGGCTAATGTGCCCAGTCACCTTGAATTTGACAAGTCAAAATTGCACGGCAAGGTCAACAGCGTCATCGAGCGGGAGTGGGTTGCACTTCAGATCAATGAGCTGCTGGTGGTTGAGTATTATTCACGTTAG
- a CDS encoding LeuD/DmdB family oxidoreductase small subunit, translating to MAKAIKGKIFVVDHNIDTDQIIPAEYLTLVPSKPDEYEKLGSYAMVGLPDRYGKFVAEGAMKTDYPIIVAGENFGCGSSREHAPIALGAAGVQAVIAESYARIFFRNCTATGELYPWEAVERLCDRFETGHEVTIDFDNNQLINHTLGETYELKSLGEVGPVIDAGGIFAYARQTGMIPTKAG from the coding sequence ATGGCAAAAGCAATAAAAGGCAAAATCTTTGTGGTTGATCACAACATCGACACCGATCAGATTATCCCCGCTGAATATTTAACCCTGGTGCCCTCCAAGCCCGATGAATATGAAAAGCTGGGCAGCTATGCCATGGTTGGTTTGCCCGATCGCTATGGCAAATTTGTAGCCGAGGGGGCAATGAAAACCGATTACCCGATCATTGTGGCGGGTGAGAATTTTGGCTGTGGTTCTTCTCGTGAACATGCGCCGATCGCCCTGGGTGCGGCGGGAGTGCAGGCAGTGATCGCTGAATCCTATGCGCGGATTTTCTTCCGTAATTGCACTGCCACTGGCGAGCTATACCCCTGGGAAGCGGTCGAGCGGCTTTGCGATCGCTTTGAAACCGGCCATGAAGTGACGATCGATTTTGACAACAATCAGCTCATCAACCACACCCTGGGTGAAACCTATGAATTGAAATCGTTGGGTGAAGTGGGCCCGGTGATCGATGCCGGTGGTATTTTTGCCTATGCACGGCAAACTGGCATGATTCCTACCAAAGCTGGTTAA
- a CDS encoding 2Fe-2S iron-sulfur cluster-binding protein encodes MTKEPPIYTVRVHDRRTGEIQTARVRGDRYILDQCEEQGIDLPAACCNGTCTTCAMRVKSGQIDQSETVGLSPETKQRGYALICVGYACSDLELETQDEDEVYMLQFGRFFEQKQRIVFGIPIDHD; translated from the coding sequence ATGACTAAAGAGCCACCCATTTATACGGTGCGAGTCCACGATCGCCGCACTGGTGAGATCCAAACCGCCAGGGTGAGGGGCGATCGCTATATCCTGGATCAATGTGAGGAGCAGGGCATTGATTTGCCAGCGGCCTGTTGCAATGGCACTTGTACCACCTGCGCGATGCGGGTTAAATCTGGCCAGATCGATCAATCGGAAACGGTGGGATTGTCGCCGGAGACCAAGCAGCGCGGCTATGCTTTAATTTGTGTGGGCTATGCTTGCTCCGATTTGGAACTGGAAACCCAGGACGAAGATGAGGTCTATATGCTGCAATTCGGACGTTTCTTTGAGCAAAAGCAGCGCATAGTATTTGGCATCCCGATCGATCACGATTAA
- a CDS encoding thermonuclease family protein produces the protein MSSKEATASTTTSIFKNKPNPRKKRLRRLMVFLVVAIWLAINIGIQASNTITPIDGESWRVTRVISGQTIEAIDSNDPDELIQRVRLLGISAPLREQAPWGDRARKRLEELIKDQKVLLEFDQQRKDNYDRVLAYVWLGDQLINAQLVREGLVLANSWQPNQRHDDLMSRLQAEARLKGIGIWNPTEPMRQTPEKFRRDLNYSVSVPISN, from the coding sequence ATGAGTTCCAAAGAAGCAACCGCAAGCACTACGACTTCGATCTTTAAAAACAAACCCAATCCCCGTAAAAAGAGATTGAGGCGGTTGATGGTTTTTCTGGTGGTGGCGATCTGGCTGGCGATCAACATTGGCATCCAAGCTTCCAACACCATTACCCCAATCGATGGTGAGAGCTGGCGGGTGACGCGGGTGATCAGTGGCCAAACGATCGAAGCGATCGACAGCAATGATCCCGATGAGCTGATCCAAAGAGTGCGGCTATTGGGGATTAGCGCACCATTACGGGAACAAGCACCCTGGGGCGATCGAGCCAGGAAACGCCTGGAAGAATTAATCAAAGACCAGAAAGTACTGCTGGAGTTTGATCAACAGCGCAAAGACAATTACGATCGGGTCTTAGCCTATGTGTGGCTGGGTGATCAGTTAATCAATGCCCAACTGGTGCGTGAAGGGCTGGTGCTAGCAAACTCCTGGCAACCCAATCAACGCCATGATGATTTAATGTCACGATTGCAGGCGGAGGCCAGACTCAAGGGGATCGGCATTTGGAACCCCACTGAGCCGATGCGCCAGACTCCAGAGAAATTCCGCCGTGATCTTAATTATTCTGTGAGTGTACCCATCTCTAATTAA
- a CDS encoding ABC1 kinase family protein, with translation MLSRTNIPFGFGRQAEIVEVVVRNGWDYFRSRLAFINGQLNSKPTEPSLPLPDVLKQILIELGPTFVKLGQILSTRPDLLAPEYIEALETLQSDVPGLSWSEIAPILEAELSKPIVDSYAEVEEKAIAAGSLGQVHKGKLLDGQVVAIKVQRPGIQRIIEEDLEVLRSLAQFFSGDALGEAYDLEALVEEFSNSITGELDFTREARNTEELTNNLANSELWKPGQVIIPKVYWQLTSTKVLTLEWIDGVKINQTELPAPKRKELAALAAKVVMQQILLDGFFHADPHPGNFFYVGDDKQIRLAMIDCGMVSRMDPRTKSILTDLLIGIVYEQPRQVAQAVRELGFAKLAIDIKAIESAFDRLLRRFYTRPLEEIDLSELLNEALRIPRENKIQMPGSIGLFVKAIANVEGIARNLDPLFPFIDVARPVVEKAIQQRILNSASLQSVTYNSLYLSRALIQIPQQIETLADRLERSELGLNLNWQDQESFQRSLSRSFRRLGLAMLAVGGMLSGSMLLAAGDRVNSTLSPNLSLIWSEAVLVAGLALGIWLLVEYIVKS, from the coding sequence ATGCTCAGTCGCACAAATATTCCCTTTGGCTTTGGCCGTCAAGCTGAAATTGTTGAAGTTGTGGTTCGTAATGGTTGGGATTATTTCCGCAGCCGGCTAGCGTTTATTAATGGTCAGCTTAATTCCAAGCCCACCGAGCCATCTCTGCCGCTACCAGATGTCCTCAAGCAAATTTTGATTGAGCTAGGCCCCACTTTTGTAAAACTAGGGCAAATCCTGAGTACCCGCCCCGATCTATTGGCACCGGAATATATTGAAGCTCTGGAAACCCTGCAAAGTGATGTGCCGGGGTTATCCTGGAGTGAGATTGCGCCGATCCTGGAAGCAGAATTAAGCAAACCGATCGTTGACAGCTATGCGGAGGTCGAAGAAAAAGCGATCGCGGCTGGCTCGTTGGGGCAAGTGCATAAAGGCAAATTACTAGATGGCCAAGTAGTAGCGATTAAGGTGCAACGCCCTGGAATTCAGCGCATCATTGAAGAAGATTTAGAAGTGTTGCGATCGCTGGCGCAGTTTTTTAGCGGTGATGCCCTGGGGGAAGCCTATGACCTGGAAGCACTGGTGGAAGAGTTTAGCAATAGTATTACCGGCGAATTGGATTTCACCCGCGAGGCGCGTAATACAGAGGAGCTAACCAACAATCTGGCCAATAGTGAGTTATGGAAACCAGGTCAGGTTATTATTCCCAAGGTTTACTGGCAGCTCACCAGCACAAAGGTGTTGACCCTGGAATGGATCGATGGCGTGAAAATTAATCAAACAGAGTTACCAGCACCAAAGCGGAAAGAATTGGCGGCGCTGGCGGCAAAGGTGGTAATGCAACAGATTTTGCTAGATGGATTTTTCCATGCCGATCCGCACCCTGGCAATTTCTTTTATGTGGGCGATGATAAGCAAATCCGTCTGGCCATGATCGATTGCGGCATGGTGTCGCGGATGGACCCACGCACCAAGTCGATCCTGACCGATCTATTGATTGGCATTGTCTATGAACAACCGCGCCAGGTGGCTCAGGCGGTGAGGGAATTGGGGTTTGCCAAACTAGCGATCGACATCAAGGCAATCGAATCAGCCTTCGATCGACTATTGCGCCGTTTTTATACTCGCCCCCTGGAGGAAATTGATCTCTCGGAGTTGCTCAATGAAGCGTTGCGTATTCCCCGTGAAAATAAAATTCAAATGCCCGGCAGCATTGGCTTATTTGTGAAGGCGATCGCCAATGTGGAAGGGATTGCCCGCAACCTCGATCCTTTGTTCCCATTCATTGACGTGGCGCGGCCAGTGGTTGAAAAAGCAATTCAACAGCGAATTCTCAATTCGGCTAGCTTACAAAGTGTGACCTATAATTCGCTCTATTTGTCCCGTGCCCTGATTCAAATTCCCCAGCAGATTGAAACCCTGGCCGATCGGCTGGAACGCTCTGAGCTGGGCTTGAACCTGAACTGGCAAGACCAGGAAAGCTTTCAGCGATCGCTGTCCCGTTCCTTTCGCCGCTTAGGGTTGGCAATGCTGGCGGTGGGGGGAATGCTATCCGGCTCAATGCTACTGGCGGCAGGCGATCGGGTTAACTCCACGCTTTCGCCCAACTTGAGCCTGATCTGGAGTGAGGCGGTGCTAGTGGCCGGCTTGGCACTGGGGATCTGGCTGTTGGTGGAATATATTGTCAAGTCTTAA
- a CDS encoding DUF1995 family protein, whose amino-acid sequence MPNLPNSLEEATQQAIDAMFTAIDAGDRRILIDLRFGELKPLPLAKQLAIRMKERYGNQWQALFSDAGAAALAKRDWPDISDQEVSMRGVNEGRAAIREDDQAFLLIAPSSVEVDQVEKLLALAGDRPFIMFNPRLENSEVGIGLATRKMRERFLNTFTVCYYMQPLDAGLLWRCYPGLWQVYRQGNEVDSDKQSEQSEQSEQSQSVTTEPDDNQGGWQLINEDDHKPSFDELERIFLRATGKRQTTFLDRMQQFLSALNR is encoded by the coding sequence ATGCCTAATCTACCCAATTCCCTGGAAGAAGCCACCCAGCAAGCGATCGATGCCATGTTCACGGCGATCGATGCGGGCGATCGGCGGATTTTAATCGATCTGCGCTTTGGTGAACTAAAACCACTACCGCTCGCTAAACAATTGGCAATCCGAATGAAGGAGCGGTATGGCAATCAATGGCAGGCTTTGTTTTCCGATGCGGGGGCAGCAGCATTGGCTAAGCGAGATTGGCCGGATATTTCTGATCAAGAAGTATCAATGCGGGGTGTGAATGAAGGTAGAGCCGCGATCAGAGAAGATGATCAAGCTTTTTTATTGATTGCGCCCAGCTCAGTCGAAGTTGATCAGGTGGAAAAATTACTGGCGCTGGCAGGCGATCGCCCCTTTATTATGTTTAATCCGCGCTTGGAAAATAGTGAGGTGGGGATCGGTTTGGCTACCCGCAAAATGCGCGAGCGGTTTTTAAATACGTTTACGGTTTGTTATTACATGCAACCACTGGATGCGGGGCTGTTGTGGCGCTGCTATCCTGGCCTCTGGCAGGTGTATCGCCAGGGGAATGAGGTTGACTCTGATAAGCAATCTGAACAATCTGAGCAATCTGAGCAATCTCAATCTGTAACAACTGAACCGGACGACAATCAGGGCGGTTGGCAATTGATTAACGAAGATGATCACAAACCCAGCTTTGATGAACTAGAACGCATTTTCCTGCGAGCAACAGGCAAGCGCCAGACCACTTTTCTCGATCGGATGCAGCAGTTTTTGAGTGCCTTAAATCGCTAA
- a CDS encoding pentapeptide repeat-containing protein — MANPEQLDIIAQGVQIWNLWRNDHPDTKIDLSAADLGAINLQQAILAKANLAGINLSGANLSGSDLQGSALDGANLVGAKIKDAKLVGASLGEADLGKADLGGADLKGADLRKARLFDADLSGSSLRMANLWQAHLHQVNLTDANLSDAYLGEADLTRANLERANLSNADLNGANLLAAILCGAKLNQANFVGANLTNADLEKAIALATNFQGANLTNASCKNWSINSDTLLDNIDLAP, encoded by the coding sequence ATGGCTAATCCAGAGCAGTTAGATATTATCGCCCAAGGTGTGCAAATCTGGAACCTGTGGCGCAATGATCATCCCGATACCAAGATCGATCTTAGTGCCGCTGACCTGGGGGCGATCAACTTGCAGCAGGCTATTCTGGCCAAGGCAAATCTGGCAGGAATTAACCTCAGTGGCGCAAACCTGAGCGGCAGTGATCTGCAAGGCAGTGCCCTCGATGGAGCTAATCTGGTGGGAGCCAAAATTAAGGATGCCAAGTTAGTTGGTGCCAGCCTTGGTGAAGCCGATCTGGGCAAAGCTGATTTGGGTGGTGCTGATCTCAAAGGAGCCGATCTGCGCAAAGCCCGTCTTTTTGATGCCGATCTATCGGGCAGTAGTTTACGGATGGCAAACCTATGGCAAGCTCATTTACACCAGGTTAATCTGACTGATGCTAATTTGAGCGATGCTTACCTGGGCGAGGCAGATCTAACCAGGGCGAATTTGGAGCGTGCCAACCTCAGCAATGCCGATCTCAATGGTGCAAATTTGTTAGCAGCGATCTTATGTGGGGCGAAGCTAAATCAGGCTAATTTCGTCGGTGCTAATCTCACTAATGCTGATCTAGAGAAAGCAATAGCATTAGCAACCAATTTTCAGGGCGCAAATTTAACCAATGCCAGTTGCAAAAATTGGTCGATCAACTCGGATACACTGCTTGATAATATTGATTTGGCTCCGTGA
- a CDS encoding 7-carboxy-7-deazaguanine synthase QueE, with the protein MPRIKNLQLTQSNQSPQLTASTATTYPIVETFHSIQGEGAWFGSSAYFIRLGGCDVKCWFCDTKESWDASSHPRQTVTDLVRQVEKAKPAIVVITGGEPLMHDLRPITKALQKLDVRVHLETSGAHPLSGEFDWITLSPKTFKPPVANIYIHIHELKVVVAKQQDLGWAERQADLVPTTAIKYLQPEWNSVNANKLIFDYVRQNSQWRMSLQTHKLLGVR; encoded by the coding sequence ATGCCGAGAATTAAGAACTTGCAACTAACCCAATCAAATCAATCCCCTCAATTAACTGCATCTACGGCCACCACCTACCCGATCGTCGAGACTTTTCATTCGATCCAGGGAGAGGGGGCTTGGTTTGGCAGCAGTGCCTATTTTATCCGCCTCGGTGGGTGTGATGTTAAATGCTGGTTTTGTGATACCAAAGAGTCCTGGGATGCCAGCTCCCATCCGCGCCAAACTGTGACGGATTTGGTTCGGCAGGTTGAAAAGGCTAAACCAGCGATCGTGGTGATTACTGGTGGTGAGCCGCTTATGCATGATCTAAGGCCAATAACTAAGGCTTTGCAAAAACTAGACGTGCGCGTACATCTAGAAACCTCTGGTGCTCATCCCCTCTCCGGCGAATTTGACTGGATTACCCTTTCGCCTAAAACCTTTAAACCCCCTGTCGCTAATATTTATATCCATATTCACGAGCTAAAAGTAGTGGTGGCTAAGCAGCAAGACCTAGGTTGGGCAGAGCGGCAGGCAGATTTAGTACCAACTACAGCAATTAAATATCTGCAACCGGAATGGAATTCAGTTAATGCCAACAAACTAATTTTTGATTATGTGCGGCAAAACTCGCAATGGCGGATGAGCCTACAAACCCATAAGTTATTGGGGGTAAGGTAA